The following proteins come from a genomic window of Paenibacillus swuensis:
- a CDS encoding cache domain-containing sensor histidine kinase codes for MQMLSVRKRLYVPFAYKIMVPYLLLMLLTDALIGYFSYTAALDSKEEYIRTNMERTLRQIRDNTEYQIGDMDRISEQLFNSLTLQRLLQSNESDYQIYNNTVNTLLPQLESTLKLSVNNIRLNLYVQNEKLKEIYSPETLEDPFIQGKQLNIYHMSRIVNEPWYLKLEEGHMGTEWSQIGTDQERGNISTLRKLISFDKYGATIGYLRITTGLKDLFQSVDSFTLSEGTNVMVLLEADDSVLYSKMRQAISDEPSHLAMPGQLTIKEPLPGTPWKLVAVVPEAELRKDVQAIRNFTILVCTVSFIVMAGLGLLVARYFARKVGKLVSLITSFQGGEFGKRVRFTSNDEFASIAGAFNGMAQNIEELIQEVYVKNIQKKEAELESLQAQINPHFLYNTLSSINSLANLGEVENLSRMVSGLAKFYRLTLNDGNMLISLDKELQQVKAYIDIQTIKYGDRFEASYDIDEQLLCCETIKLILQPFVENVLKHAWFEERIHIRIVIAQEDGKVIIKVIDNGIGMNTARFHAGLTPQGIPSGYGIRNVEERIQLQYGPDYGVHMYSRPGIGTTVKLTLPHKKQ; via the coding sequence ATGCAGATGCTCTCTGTCCGAAAGCGGTTATACGTCCCTTTTGCCTATAAAATTATGGTTCCTTATCTGCTGCTGATGCTGCTTACGGATGCGCTTATCGGCTATTTCTCGTACACGGCCGCCCTTGATTCCAAAGAGGAGTATATCCGGACGAACATGGAACGCACGCTGCGGCAAATCCGGGATAATACGGAATATCAAATCGGCGATATGGATCGCATTTCCGAGCAGTTATTTAATTCCTTGACCCTGCAGCGTCTCTTGCAAAGTAACGAGAGCGACTATCAAATTTACAATAATACGGTGAACACGCTGCTTCCACAGTTGGAATCGACGTTGAAGCTGTCCGTGAACAATATCCGGTTAAATTTATATGTGCAGAACGAGAAGCTGAAAGAAATCTACTCGCCCGAAACGCTTGAAGACCCCTTTATCCAAGGCAAGCAACTGAACATATACCATATGAGCCGGATTGTGAACGAACCTTGGTATCTCAAGCTGGAAGAGGGACATATGGGCACGGAATGGAGCCAGATCGGCACGGACCAGGAGCGAGGGAATATTTCCACATTGCGCAAATTAATATCCTTCGATAAATACGGCGCTACCATCGGTTATCTGAGGATAACGACAGGGCTGAAGGACCTGTTTCAATCGGTGGATTCGTTTACGCTTAGTGAAGGTACGAATGTGATGGTGCTGCTCGAGGCGGATGATTCGGTGCTTTATAGCAAAATGCGGCAGGCTATAAGCGATGAACCATCGCATCTGGCCATGCCGGGGCAATTGACGATTAAGGAGCCGCTCCCGGGAACTCCCTGGAAGCTTGTCGCGGTCGTACCCGAAGCGGAGTTAAGGAAAGATGTACAGGCCATCCGCAACTTCACAATCCTTGTCTGTACGGTCAGCTTTATCGTTATGGCGGGACTGGGGTTGTTGGTGGCGCGATATTTTGCAAGAAAGGTGGGGAAGCTTGTCTCTCTGATTACGTCGTTTCAGGGCGGGGAATTCGGAAAGCGGGTCCGCTTTACCAGTAACGATGAATTCGCAAGCATTGCGGGAGCCTTTAACGGGATGGCGCAAAATATAGAAGAACTGATTCAGGAAGTTTACGTGAAGAACATTCAGAAGAAAGAAGCGGAATTGGAATCACTGCAAGCTCAGATCAATCCTCATTTCCTCTACAACACCCTTTCTTCCATAAACAGCCTGGCAAATCTCGGTGAGGTCGAGAATTTAAGCCGTATGGTTTCCGGATTGGCCAAGTTCTACAGACTGACCCTGAATGACGGGAATATGTTGATCTCGCTCGATAAAGAGTTGCAGCAGGTTAAGGCTTATATTGATATACAAACTATTAAATACGGAGACCGCTTTGAAGCCTCATATGATATCGATGAACAATTGTTATGTTGTGAAACCATTAAACTTATTCTGCAGCCTTTCGTGGAGAATGTATTGAAGCATGCTTGGTTTGAAGAACGAATTCATATTCGCATCGTCATCGCTCAGGAAGATGGAAAAGTAATCATTAAAGTTATCGATAACGGAATCGGAATGAATACGGCTAGGTTTCATGCGGGATTAACGCCGCAAGGCATTCCTTCGGGGTACGGCATCCGAAACGTGGAAGAACGAATTCAGCTCCAATACGGACCCGACTACGGTGTGCATATGTACAGCCGGCCAGGGATCGGAACGACGGTAAAGCTGACTTTACCCCATAAAAAACAGTGA
- a CDS encoding GH39 family glycosyl hydrolase, producing the protein MKNHWKRWTALATVTAVLAGIWTAVPASAASVTATVNWGSAKGSTTSYSYGLNIYKAQEGTVAADADYKNNVAYMKPGMIRYHRADQMGDSSTGSGWVKNPGASNYDWDAPKISNLLSNTFSNNPVRMINITNWPAYMDDGTGKLKTNMYDAYAAFCAKLVQIVNIDQGRNVQYWEILNEKDDIYANNIAEMATIYKKAYDAMRAKSSTIKIGGPSFARPDLTARVNTFVANAHTKLDFISYHTYTSGSTSDTNATLYNSAQGLGATTTSIKSIIASHTTRAIETFHDEYNISWNPPDGRMNNEKGMIYDALSLMSITKAGATGSMAWNESDGWYGKLEGWAPYNKRASAHLYNLFNTDMGGTIAETTNNNSTKVDIMGTFGGSWKKLALVNRAETDQTVQVSFSGWSTSIPGNTLFTVKRIYGWGVTYDSVRYDVLTSSAGYNLPSDTVTVLILDENNKTYAAAATNYIVNPKFDSGMTGWSTWALQAGDDTADYTETYGGRDGAHLTHWKNAYYGVYTYQTITGLTNGTYTLKAWVTSSGGQFESRMETKNHGGSAAFVNIPAGGWSQITIPNVNITNGQIEVGFWSKANSGNSVYIDDVELTKN; encoded by the coding sequence ATGAAAAACCATTGGAAAAGGTGGACCGCTCTGGCGACGGTAACCGCTGTATTGGCCGGTATATGGACTGCTGTGCCGGCTTCTGCGGCTTCGGTAACCGCTACGGTCAATTGGGGCAGCGCGAAAGGTTCAACGACCAGCTACAGTTATGGATTGAACATCTATAAGGCGCAGGAAGGGACCGTAGCCGCGGATGCGGATTATAAGAATAATGTGGCCTACATGAAACCGGGAATGATTCGGTATCATCGCGCGGATCAGATGGGCGACTCCTCTACAGGGTCAGGCTGGGTGAAGAATCCGGGTGCGTCCAATTACGATTGGGATGCGCCGAAAATTAGCAATCTGCTTTCCAATACGTTCAGCAACAACCCGGTCCGCATGATCAACATTACGAACTGGCCCGCCTATATGGATGACGGTACAGGAAAGCTGAAGACGAATATGTACGACGCGTATGCGGCCTTCTGCGCGAAGCTGGTGCAGATTGTGAATATCGATCAGGGTCGGAATGTTCAATATTGGGAGATATTGAATGAGAAGGATGACATCTATGCCAACAATATCGCGGAAATGGCCACAATATATAAGAAAGCATACGACGCAATGCGGGCCAAGAGCTCCACGATCAAGATCGGTGGACCCTCGTTCGCCAGACCTGATTTAACCGCGAGAGTGAATACATTTGTAGCCAACGCACATACGAAGCTGGACTTTATTTCCTATCACACCTACACCAGCGGAAGCACAAGCGATACGAATGCGACACTTTATAACAGCGCACAAGGGCTTGGGGCTACCACCACTAGTATCAAAAGTATCATCGCGTCCCACACAACACGCGCCATTGAAACGTTTCACGATGAATACAACATCAGCTGGAACCCGCCGGACGGCAGGATGAACAATGAGAAGGGCATGATCTATGACGCCTTGTCCTTAATGTCGATTACGAAGGCCGGCGCAACCGGATCCATGGCATGGAACGAATCGGACGGGTGGTACGGCAAATTGGAAGGCTGGGCTCCGTATAACAAGCGGGCGTCCGCGCACCTTTACAATCTGTTCAATACCGACATGGGCGGCACCATTGCGGAGACGACGAATAACAACAGCACCAAGGTGGATATCATGGGCACCTTTGGGGGCAGCTGGAAGAAACTCGCGCTAGTGAACCGGGCCGAGACGGATCAGACGGTACAGGTGTCTTTCAGCGGATGGTCCACCTCGATTCCGGGGAACACCTTGTTCACGGTAAAGCGCATTTATGGCTGGGGCGTCACCTATGACAGCGTTCGTTACGATGTGCTGACCTCATCGGCGGGTTATAACCTTCCATCCGATACCGTCACCGTGCTCATTCTCGATGAGAATAATAAAACCTATGCTGCGGCGGCTACGAATTATATCGTGAATCCGAAGTTCGATTCAGGTATGACAGGCTGGAGCACATGGGCATTGCAGGCGGGCGATGATACAGCGGATTACACGGAAACATACGGCGGCCGGGACGGCGCTCATCTGACTCACTGGAAGAATGCTTACTATGGCGTTTATACGTACCAGACGATTACCGGATTGACAAACGGAACCTATACACTGAAAGCATGGGTTACATCAAGCGGAGGACAATTCGAATCCAGAATGGAAACGAAGAACCATGGCGGTAGCGCCGCTTTCGTAAACATTCCGGCAGGAGGCTGGTCCCAAATTACAATTCCCAATGTAAACATCACGAACGGACAGATTGAAGTGGGCTTCTGGTCCAAAGCCAACTCGGGAAATTCGGTGTATATTGATGATGTGGAATTAACCAAGAATTAA
- a CDS encoding carbohydrate ABC transporter permease, with protein MINYFLLLLLALVTFYPFWNTLVMSFNIGSDTSLGGITFWPRAFTTENYKVVFSNDQFFQSLLISAARAVSGTLLSIFFTAIFAYSMSKKELIGRSGYMVTAVITMYFSGGLIPTYLWMRELHLFNNFWVLIIPGLISVWNMIVFRTFFAELPEGLEESAKVDGCNHFGIFFRIVLPVSGPVLATLSLFTAVYLWNEWFYAGIYINNQNLLPIQTYLMNVINSNSFAEQMAQLTGTTNVQGMKSTVTSKSLQMATLMVATIPIIMVYPFVQKYFVKGVLVGSLKE; from the coding sequence ATGATTAATTATTTCTTATTGCTCCTGCTTGCTCTAGTGACGTTCTATCCGTTCTGGAATACGCTCGTCATGTCTTTCAACATTGGTTCCGATACATCGCTCGGAGGAATTACGTTCTGGCCAAGAGCGTTTACGACGGAAAATTATAAAGTCGTATTCAGCAACGATCAATTCTTTCAATCCCTGCTCATATCGGCAGCCCGTGCGGTGTCCGGAACATTGCTCTCCATCTTCTTTACGGCCATATTCGCATACAGTATGTCCAAGAAAGAACTAATCGGCCGAAGCGGATACATGGTAACAGCCGTTATAACCATGTACTTCAGCGGAGGACTTATTCCGACCTATCTATGGATGCGTGAGCTCCACCTTTTCAACAATTTCTGGGTCCTGATCATCCCGGGACTAATCAGCGTGTGGAATATGATTGTTTTCCGGACTTTCTTCGCGGAGTTGCCTGAGGGCTTGGAAGAGTCCGCGAAAGTCGACGGATGTAACCATTTCGGTATTTTCTTCCGCATCGTTCTTCCGGTATCCGGTCCTGTGCTCGCCACCTTGTCCCTGTTTACGGCCGTGTATCTCTGGAATGAGTGGTTTTACGCTGGGATTTACATTAACAATCAGAACTTGCTTCCCATTCAGACCTACCTGATGAATGTTATTAATTCCAACTCGTTCGCGGAGCAGATGGCGCAGCTGACAGGAACGACTAACGTGCAAGGGATGAAATCAACCGTGACCTCCAAATCCTTGCAGATGGCAACGTTAATGGTGGCTACGATTCCAATTATCATGGTCTACCCTTTTGTCCAGAAATATTTCGTGAAGGGCGTCCTGGTAGGTTCCCTGAAAGAATAA
- a CDS encoding response regulator transcription factor: MAYRVMLVDDERVDLEWLKRRMPWEELGLTISATANSAFTALRFIEENPVDILISDIKMPIMSGLELAQKARQFVPNMKVVFISGHEDFDYAKQAISLNAVGYVLKPVENQELHDILKTVVYQLDQEHITVHEQQQLSRTLPFVRNELIHQWLEGYTSSAFSVSELEKLGIHMRPDGLLVSILEVDDMDWKLMHYPKEKQQELLHQAIRLITESFDYYHLGYYFKSSHHRITLITEHLQAHTILMETIDLIRKNTPLTITVGLGPRVYRLEPLTDSYQLAKKALDYKLFVGKSCVIPYHEAKKEQHVQTALNLEEKLEPLMDAMREYDLVKIDDGLEELFAFVNHMDSKISVYNFVMHLVAKLDAQFRKMNESVYEILQWDYDQFEVLYQFETVHDMKSWLRRRLFELSELLLKKHQGRDRKIIHAVKAYIDLHIESKITLRNTAHQFAFSPNYLGFLFKEETGIHFSEYVMERRLEKACELLLDPSLKIYEITDRIGYKNMIYFNRHFKEQFGMTPSDYRKKHKV, translated from the coding sequence ATGGCATACCGTGTCATGTTGGTGGATGACGAACGTGTGGATTTGGAATGGCTGAAACGGCGCATGCCGTGGGAAGAGCTGGGACTTACGATCAGCGCGACCGCGAACAGCGCGTTTACAGCGCTGCGCTTTATAGAAGAGAACCCGGTGGATATTCTTATTTCCGATATCAAGATGCCCATCATGTCCGGACTGGAACTGGCGCAGAAAGCCAGACAGTTTGTGCCGAACATGAAAGTTGTCTTTATCAGCGGGCATGAGGACTTTGATTACGCCAAGCAGGCCATCTCCTTGAACGCGGTCGGTTATGTGTTAAAGCCTGTAGAGAATCAAGAGCTTCATGACATTCTAAAGACGGTTGTATATCAATTGGATCAAGAACATATCACAGTGCATGAACAGCAACAATTAAGCCGGACGCTGCCGTTTGTACGAAATGAATTAATACATCAATGGCTGGAGGGATATACAAGCTCCGCCTTTAGCGTATCAGAACTGGAAAAATTGGGAATTCACATGCGACCGGACGGTTTATTGGTTTCAATACTTGAAGTGGATGATATGGATTGGAAATTAATGCATTATCCGAAGGAGAAACAACAGGAATTGCTGCACCAAGCGATCCGCCTGATTACGGAATCTTTCGATTATTACCATCTGGGGTATTATTTCAAATCCTCCCATCACCGCATTACATTAATTACAGAACACCTTCAAGCTCACACGATACTAATGGAGACTATTGATTTAATTCGTAAAAACACCCCTTTAACGATAACGGTTGGTCTCGGACCGAGAGTATACCGACTGGAACCGTTGACCGACTCCTATCAGTTGGCAAAGAAAGCGCTGGACTATAAATTGTTTGTGGGTAAGAGTTGTGTGATCCCTTACCATGAGGCCAAGAAAGAACAGCATGTACAGACCGCTTTAAATTTAGAAGAAAAACTGGAGCCTTTAATGGATGCCATGCGCGAATACGATCTTGTGAAAATCGATGACGGCTTAGAGGAGCTATTCGCCTTCGTTAACCATATGGATTCAAAGATATCCGTTTATAATTTCGTTATGCATCTGGTTGCGAAGCTGGATGCGCAGTTTCGAAAAATGAACGAGAGCGTTTATGAAATATTGCAGTGGGATTATGATCAATTCGAAGTGCTCTACCAATTCGAGACGGTGCATGATATGAAGTCATGGCTGAGACGCCGTTTGTTTGAACTGTCCGAGCTGCTCCTGAAAAAACACCAAGGCAGGGATCGCAAAATCATTCATGCCGTCAAGGCTTATATTGATCTGCATATCGAAAGTAAAATAACGTTGCGCAATACGGCGCATCAATTCGCGTTCTCACCGAATTATCTGGGGTTCTTATTTAAAGAAGAGACAGGTATTCATTTCAGCGAATATGTGATGGAGCGAAGGCTGGAGAAAGCCTGCGAGCTGTTGCTTGATCCGTCGTTGAAAATCTATGAAATTACGGATCGAATCGGGTATAAGAATATGATTTATTTCAACAGGCATTTCAAAGAGCAATTCGGTATGACACCCAGTGATTACCGCAAGAAACATAAGGTGTGA
- a CDS encoding ABC transporter permease translates to MNTPIPASVHSRRGKQALPGRMLRQWDLQLMAIPAVLFILIFSYVPMYGLVMAFQDYNIFDGISGSPWVGFKHFDMFFNSPDFWLVMKNTLLISFLKLLFVFPAPILLALMFNEVRNVAFKRVIQTVTYLPHFISWVIVAGFVSTILAVDGGSMNGLLIRLNLITEPVNWLSIPEYFRTILISAGVWKEIGFGSIVYLAAIAGVNPHLYEAASIDGASRVKQIFTITIPSIAPVIIIFLILAIGNILNAGFEDILVLTNNGNNAILTDVSEVIDTYVYRTGIGEQRYSFATAAGLFKSLINVILLVTANAAARKWGNQSLW, encoded by the coding sequence ATGAATACACCGATCCCCGCGAGCGTCCACTCTCGAAGAGGGAAGCAGGCTTTGCCGGGACGTATGCTGAGACAATGGGATCTTCAGCTGATGGCGATACCTGCCGTCCTGTTTATTCTGATTTTCAGCTACGTGCCGATGTACGGCTTGGTGATGGCGTTTCAGGATTACAATATTTTTGACGGGATTTCGGGGAGTCCCTGGGTGGGCTTTAAACACTTTGACATGTTCTTTAACTCTCCCGATTTCTGGCTCGTCATGAAGAATACGCTGCTGATCAGCTTTCTGAAACTGCTGTTTGTGTTTCCGGCTCCGATCCTACTCGCCCTGATGTTTAACGAAGTACGTAATGTGGCGTTCAAGCGGGTGATTCAAACCGTTACCTACCTGCCCCATTTCATCTCCTGGGTTATCGTGGCGGGCTTCGTAAGCACCATATTAGCTGTGGACGGAGGCAGCATGAATGGGTTGTTAATACGGTTGAACCTGATTACCGAGCCTGTAAACTGGTTATCCATCCCGGAATATTTCCGTACGATTTTGATATCCGCGGGGGTATGGAAAGAAATCGGATTTGGCTCGATCGTGTACCTTGCCGCCATCGCGGGCGTAAATCCGCACCTGTATGAAGCAGCTTCAATAGACGGGGCGAGCCGAGTGAAGCAGATTTTCACGATTACCATTCCGAGCATCGCGCCGGTGATTATCATCTTCCTGATTTTGGCGATCGGCAATATTCTGAATGCCGGCTTTGAAGATATTCTGGTACTGACCAATAACGGTAATAATGCCATTTTGACGGACGTGTCTGAAGTAATTGATACTTATGTATACCGGACCGGCATAGGCGAACAGCGTTATTCTTTCGCGACGGCAGCCGGGTTGTTCAAATCTCTCATTAATGTCATTTTATTGGTTACAGCGAACGCGGCGGCCCGAAAGTGGGGCAATCAATCTTTATGGTAG
- a CDS encoding type 2 periplasmic-binding domain-containing protein, which translates to MKRNKVGILLIILIFGLTAVLAGCNSNSANVDKEANGNKNGIEENKAGESANENAQSKTEGPIEIGKEPLKFSFYVNYDWYAPKGFGSATTPTLKWMQDEKKVNFEEISANGNALQKLGTMIASNEFPDVIQMDRGADYDKLAEEGKLVALDEYLEKYPNLKEIADEATLNMLRSKDGKLYGIPNWFGNSKGARTNNSGWAINRKIYKELGSPKLETFDDLYAYLNMVKDKYPDVVPLDTANTNGGVVQVQNFIYGGMGEERQTWYTKTDGLFAYPDMSKKEFTSIFDDPAFKESYQLTNKLFREKLLTQDAFTQKLEQFGEKLNNGKIAVLAVYDVTGNVQKANDILQTKDKDAGYDFMAFPHKPGQDPAKLSPGGYGTLGWNVNTITTSAKNPEAIFAFFDWLMSKEGTAVAAYGPPGLYWEGFDANGAPTPNDNYKNSTPDQRNTDKIGDFNMQGSPRWGELSDARLKQDPSLQTWSEKANLFYGKWSNISNDQFNNVQNFTPNSEEQLVFTQVKQMMEKAVAKMVFAKNDADFNAAFEEAKKNVNEAGYDKLLKFMTGVWQENIKKMGL; encoded by the coding sequence ATGAAAAGGAACAAAGTCGGTATTCTGTTAATCATTTTGATATTTGGTTTAACTGCGGTTCTGGCAGGTTGTAACTCAAACTCAGCCAATGTGGACAAGGAAGCGAACGGAAACAAGAATGGCATTGAGGAAAATAAAGCGGGTGAATCCGCAAACGAGAATGCCCAGTCCAAAACAGAAGGGCCTATTGAAATCGGTAAAGAGCCCTTGAAATTCAGCTTCTATGTCAACTACGACTGGTATGCGCCAAAAGGCTTTGGCTCCGCCACGACGCCTACGCTAAAGTGGATGCAAGATGAGAAGAAAGTCAATTTTGAGGAAATCAGCGCTAACGGGAACGCGTTGCAGAAACTGGGTACGATGATTGCTTCCAATGAATTTCCGGACGTCATCCAGATGGACCGTGGGGCGGATTACGACAAGCTGGCTGAAGAAGGCAAGCTGGTTGCGCTGGATGAGTACCTGGAGAAATATCCGAATCTTAAAGAAATTGCAGATGAAGCCACTCTGAACATGCTGCGCAGCAAGGACGGCAAATTATACGGCATCCCGAACTGGTTTGGAAATTCGAAGGGAGCAAGAACGAACAACTCTGGATGGGCTATCAATCGCAAAATTTATAAAGAATTAGGTTCTCCCAAGCTTGAAACCTTCGATGATCTGTATGCTTACTTAAATATGGTGAAAGATAAGTACCCGGATGTCGTACCGTTAGATACGGCCAATACAAACGGCGGGGTCGTTCAGGTACAGAACTTTATTTATGGCGGCATGGGTGAAGAACGTCAAACCTGGTATACAAAGACCGACGGTTTATTCGCTTATCCGGACATGTCCAAGAAGGAATTCACCTCCATCTTTGATGATCCGGCATTTAAAGAATCTTACCAGTTAACCAATAAATTATTTAGAGAGAAACTGCTGACCCAGGACGCTTTCACCCAGAAGCTTGAACAGTTCGGGGAGAAGTTAAATAACGGCAAGATCGCGGTGTTGGCCGTGTATGATGTGACCGGCAATGTTCAGAAAGCTAATGATATTCTGCAAACGAAGGATAAGGACGCCGGATATGACTTTATGGCGTTCCCTCACAAACCCGGTCAAGACCCCGCTAAATTATCGCCGGGCGGTTACGGAACTCTGGGATGGAACGTAAACACGATTACAACTTCAGCCAAAAACCCGGAAGCGATCTTCGCCTTCTTCGATTGGTTAATGAGCAAGGAAGGAACCGCTGTAGCCGCCTACGGGCCGCCTGGATTATACTGGGAAGGATTTGACGCGAACGGCGCGCCGACACCGAATGATAATTACAAGAATTCAACTCCGGATCAGCGTAACACTGACAAAATCGGGGATTTCAATATGCAGGGGTCACCGCGTTGGGGCGAACTCTCCGATGCGCGCTTGAAACAGGATCCTTCACTGCAAACCTGGAGTGAGAAAGCTAATTTATTCTATGGAAAGTGGTCTAATATCAGTAACGATCAGTTTAATAATGTTCAAAACTTTACGCCGAATTCAGAAGAACAACTGGTGTTTACGCAGGTGAAACAAATGATGGAGAAGGCTGTGGCCAAGATGGTCTTTGCCAAGAACGACGCTGATTTCAATGCGGCTTTCGAGGAAGCGAAGAAGAACGTTAATGAGGCGGGGTATGATAAGCTGCTTAAGTTTATGACGGGCGTCTGGCAAGAGAATATCAAAAAGATGGGTTTATAA